A genome region from Stenotrophomonas maltophilia includes the following:
- a CDS encoding BLUF domain-containing protein, producing the protein MPLRVIAYVSRALPDLSAERLHRLVEDAARFNKLAGVTGVLLHDGERFLQYIEGPPDGIDSVYERILQAGSHIDIIELARGRLGQRQFPYWAMRSLPVDAAMLRQLSSSDWSGFTRTLQGDRSAPTPVDLLDQVVQPVLHAG; encoded by the coding sequence ATGCCATTGCGCGTCATCGCCTACGTCAGCCGGGCGCTGCCGGACCTTTCCGCCGAGCGCCTGCATCGGCTGGTGGAAGACGCGGCACGTTTCAACAAGCTGGCAGGGGTGACCGGCGTGCTGCTGCATGACGGCGAACGTTTCCTGCAGTACATCGAGGGTCCGCCGGACGGCATCGATTCGGTCTACGAGCGCATCCTGCAGGCAGGAAGCCACATCGACATCATCGAACTGGCACGCGGGCGCCTGGGCCAGCGCCAGTTTCCCTATTGGGCGATGCGGTCGCTCCCGGTCGACGCGGCGATGCTGCGCCAGCTTTCTTCCAGTGACTGGTCAGGGTTCACCCGCACCCTGCAGGGCGACCGTTCGGCACCGACGCCGGTGGACCTGCTCGATCAGGTGGTGCAGCCGGTGCTGCACGCTGGTTGA